In Lactuca sativa cultivar Salinas chromosome 5, Lsat_Salinas_v11, whole genome shotgun sequence, the DNA window CCTTCTCATTTAGTGTCCGGTTGACGAAACACTTGTCGAACTAGAAATACACTAGACATTAAACGTGTTTCGCTATGTGTCCCTCTCATTTTTCTTCTTTTCGAAGGACCATAACTTTCCATGTATCCTTATCGTTCAGTGTCCCATGTGCCCTTTTAAGGGAGCAACGCGTCTCCTTTTAAGGGTGTAGCGCGTCCAGTGTCCAGGTGGCGAAACACGTGTTTTGCTACCCGGACACACGTCACGTGTCCTTTTAAGGTTGTGGTGTGTCCAATGTCCGAGTGGTAAAACATATTTCGAACGAGAATGACACGTGGCGAACAAGGGGAACACATCCATTGTCCGTGTTTCGCCACCTGGACACTTGATGCGCCTTCTGATTTTCTGTTGACTTTTCAGAATGACAACTTATTTTTGCCATaattttctcatacgaactcctcTCATAGTGAACTACAATATGCTCCTAATAAGCATTTGCTAAAATTTATAGATTTTATGATATAATGCAATAAGTGTAAAGACATATATATTGCATTACCGAAAACATCATGCTTTACTATTTGAATTCATTTTTAACCGTATCTATACCAAATACATACTGTACCACACAGTATGAGATTTTGTTGCATAAACTAAATGGGATGAGGACTTTAATTGAATATGATGAAAAGTTGGTTGACAAAATGAAGGAAGAAGAAATTATGTTCTAAAGTGTTAAAAGACATCAAACATAAAGGGTTGTGGAGTACTTAAAGATGCTGTAGGACCCTGAAATGGAACTTAGCCGTCGAAAATCGAAAATATAATAATGGAAATATTGGATTATGGACCAACTTTTTCTAAAatatagaatggtaaaatatCTTTAAAAAAAACTTCTCACTCGTCATCGTTGCTGTGATTTCCAACAATGTTTCTCATATTGTTTACATAGAATCTACATATTTAAAAGGTTAAGAATTGTATATAACATTCtgttttgattaaaataatacaatttatacCATATTGCTATATTCTTGATTCAAAACTTATAAATAAATGTGAAATCTTAAACTATTTTTACTCAGTCAATTCATAGTTTtctcaatattaaaaaaaatatatattcattAAGAAATATAACTGAtgactaaaataataataaatggtTCGATTTGTTTGTCTATCTTAAAACTTAACGTGTCAAACTTtcgaaaatttaaaataaaataaaatcaaaatcgtAGAATTTTAAGGTTTTCGTTTTGGTAAGGGTTTTTATTGGTCTTCAGTAAACAAAATTTTTTAATATCCATTCATACGTGTATGATTCGATCCCAACTTTTATAAAATGTTCTTACTATTTATCGTTGAGTATTACCCGATCAAATATTATTAACTCAATAAGATTTTGACTCAATTAACAATCCAAACAACAAATTAGTTTATTGGTTTCAagtttttcacttttttttttttttttttttggtacttCACTAATGTACAATTTCTTTTCATAACCTTTTAAGAAATATCCACACCTTTTTCTCATGAGTTATTAGTTTTCACTATGCGAATAAATTTGTCGTGTTTGTTTTCTGCGAGTTTTCCTTTGTAACGGACGGTTGGATTTTGCCATAAATTTGTAGACGACACCCGCCACAGCCATTTGGAATCTGCCATGTGGCATACGGTTGTCAGATTAGATAAAAATGAACTATTCAAATTTCAATCACAAACTCCGTTCTCAATTCACACTTCTGTCAAATTCAATTCCCACATCGCTTTACCCTGTTcatcatgtgggtgtggtttctTTTTCCATCTCTTCCAACTTCCACTCACATAATCATCATATCCTCCGACTCCGACTAAATACCTACACTTTTATGTCCGTCAATCACCAAATCGACGGTGGTTCCGGTGAAATCAATGATGGCGGCGGTGCGGACGACGAAGGGAGTAGCGAACAGAAGAACCCAATTGGGTATGGAAGAAAAGCGAAGAGGGGTGTTCTATCGAGAATCAAAAAGGCGAAAAAACGACTACAGAGAAGCAAAACGAAGGAAAACGGGAATTCaggttgttgttgtttttgtttgtaTATTAGGCGAATACCAAAAACTTTGGATTCGTCTTCAGAGTCTCCTACAAGTGATCCTAATTCTTCAGAGTTCGGTTTTGATTCTTTAAAAGGTTTGATTGAGAAGAGCGATTTCTTGTTGGATGAATGCAATACCCATTTCGATGTATATACACCTGAATGATGATCATGATGATGATTAATGGAGAAAAAAAACAAGTCATAAAATGATTGATTCGTCGATtgggttttagggtttttttcCTTTATTTCTGTGTGGCTCTTGTTTGCTCAAGTTCCAAGAAACGTCTAGTTTTCTTGAACTTCGTGCTGAAGGGTTTTCCAAGACCCTGTAAAACACGTATTCAGAGATGATGATTGGTTTCAAAGTTTCGAAGAGGTTTTGGTGTTCTTCTTTCATCTCAAGTTTCTTGCAGTAGTGTTTTGTGTTTTGATGTAACTACTCAAGAAATCTTCTCATTTTTGCGATATTTGAACAATCTTATTGGCCTCCTTGTGGCATTTTAGAACCCCCCACATGATTAATGGAGTATTTCTTTTTTCCTTTAGGTGTTCTTGTTAGTCCAAAGGTGCACAGAGTGTGATTTGTTCTTGTTAATCAATGCATCTCTATCCCTTGAATGAGCAACCCCTCTTTTCGAAACAAAAGAATTAAAGAATTGTCGTGATTCGCATGATCGTCACAATCATGTTATGTCTATAGTCGAACTAgagagattttttttaaaaaaaaaaatcaatttaggaGTGTTCGGACCGTTAGGGTTTAAAAGTATAATGAGGTACATGTATTGATGTATATGAAGACAACTCGACCTAATTTAAGAAACGAGCCAAGCCCACCAAACACGCAAACATGACAAATTCTCGAAGGCTCAAGGGATTTGTAGAGCCTTCTCTTGATAATCCTTCTAAGTACCACCTTCACGAAATCCATTAGAGCACCCGGTATGGGTACACTAAACGTCGTTATTGCCTATGTGGCACCCTCATAACATGGTCATAACACCATGAACACCATTTTACCCTTAGTGTTATGGTATATCTTGTTGGCGTTATGACATATTGAAACGAGAACATTGATTGGCTACACATTTCATCTCTCTCTATTTTTCTCCTCTTAACAGTGTTATAATACCATGAACATCATTTCCCCATTGATGTTATAAAGTGTTATAACACCACCTCAACGGGCTCATATCTAATGCTCTTAATGAAACTATTAGGGATATCTCATAATGGTCCTCACGTCCTCTGATACCTTGAAATTTAGGCAACTCGGCTTCTTCCTTTGTTGCCACGCTTGAATTGGTTGTTTGCCTTTTCTTTTCGGTTGGCATGGTTCGTCTTAGGGTTCCAACTCGGTTGGGGGGTTGGGTTTCCGGAACGTATCCATGTTCTCGTCTGGTTGGGGGttgagttttcaaaacatattcaGGAAAATGAGTAAAGTTGGGAATTAGGGTTCGGGTTAGGTTTTGTGATGGATAAACCAATAGAAAGCCTTGAAATTGAAATTGGTTGGATGGGTAGACAGGGACATCTTGTTCTGGTCAGTTAACCAATGTTGGAGAATCGAAACCAAATATGTTTATAGTTGGTGTATTTGAAGTAATCACATGCGATTGGTCTCTTGCGAATGTTGGAAGAATTGTTTAAAGTCGTTTTAGAAAACGTAATTGAAAGAAAAGAGAAGATTGAGTGAATGTGTAGTTAAATGAGTTATGTGGGTTATTGTTGGCAAATCAAGAAGGAAGTGAAAGGATAGTGTGAGACTTTATATGAAGAAGCTCGTGCTTTCCTCAGATAGGAGGGTGCGAAGATTAGACATCAGTGTTGAAAGGTAGTCTCTCCTTCTCTATGGTTTTGTATTCTAATATTTATTGTGCATACATGTTTTCTGCTCATATTTGACCAAACTCCCCTTGTATGCCTCATTTGGAATGCATATGCTTGTTTTATGATTTACCAATTTTTATATCTTAGTGCTCATTTGGTTTcacttttattttgtttatcttATCTACACGTTATCATTTACACATGTCGGAGGTCATCTATATGACACAATTAGTCTACATCCAATGGAGGCATTATCGTCTTCACCTGCCTCCCCTACCTCGTTTTAATGTGATTCATGGGTTTGTTGTTGCCATTGCACACAAATTTATGTTACGTTTAGATCGTCATTTAAAGGTGAGTATTAAATTGAACTAAATCGTAgtattaaaatgattatttattattgtttttttttttgttaaaatgttTATTAGTTTATGAGGTACCAAGatttaatttacaaaaatatGTTTAGTTATGAAGTACTAAAATGTAATCAGCTTAAGTTGTTAATGCATTCGGATTGCATAATATTTGGGAAAAAAAATTcttcttaataaatgaaagtatttTTTTTACACGTGTCAATCTCTAATGATTTTTGACACttatcattttattatatttttagaataaataatattcacaTGTCAATTTGtaggttttttaaaattttaaattaaaaagccacataatacttatatatttatatatgtaaagtattgaaTGTAATTAATAGTTTCTTCATTCcttattttaacttttatttaaaaaaaatacttaatattttttgtatttaatttttatttaatcaaCCTGTGTAATACACGAGTTTTACACTTAGTCTATAAAAAAATGACAATTAATGAAGGATCTTAAATCTTATGAAAATTTGAATTTATGATAAGTTTACAAGACATATAGGGCTTGTTTGACCTGTAGCTTTTAagtaaaaacagaaaaaaaaaatattggataATAATAGTTTTTAATGTTaactttaaacaaaaaaaaaaaaaaaaaaaaaaaaaaaaaaaaaaaaaaaaaaacttataataaaAAAAGCTACGTAACAATACATAATTGATCTTGCACCACTACAAATTATTTATGAAGATATATTCTAAAAATCCCTTTAAACATTAGATTACGCATAACTGATCAAACACCACTACAATTATTAAATATATAGGAGAGAAAGATTGGGTCCTCATTAacataaataacaataaaaaatcaattaaaaaataaaagttaatttCATCTTTCTAATAAAGAATTAGGAATGAAATTTGAATTCTTCAGTCGTATCTTAAGAGATTGTCGATTCCTTGAAGTATGAATTTTGATAAAATTTAACCAAGCTCAATTCCTTCAATCATTCAAGGAAAAATTTTCAATCCAATTCTTGTAAATTTCTTGTGAATCTATGAACCAAACACACCATTATTTGTTAAACTCTTCTTATGTATTTAAATAACTATAACAAACATCTTTATATATTATTGATTTATTTTTTACTTAAAAGAGTTTGCTTTTATCTTttatcatttatattaatatttatcacataaaatttattttatatctctaATAATTATTTAGTTTGTTTATTATACGAAATATACAGCCAAAAATCATTATCAAAGTAAGAAGTGTAAAGTAAATCCACTAACAATGCAATTAATTTAAacgtaataaaaaaaattgaaaatgaaaatatgAAACAATCTAAAGTTTGAGGAGAACCCGGGAATTATATTGAAAGGTGTTGTATCAATAACTATGGGGAACATTGAttgagtattttttttttaaataaaagaaatggAATGTGCATTTTAAAAGTAAATAGGGTTGTGCAGGAAAGATGAAGTTTAATTATGAGTGTAACAAGCATTAGTTTGCTTAAATTTGCTGATAATCTATATCATAGCATAAGTTAACCGTAAAAATAATCAAGTTGGTAATAGTATATCattagattttatatttttcttttattatgaTATTTTGTTTACATGTTTGTACAACTAAATGAAATTAAGCGGAAacatagagaaaaaaaaaagaattaaactaGAGAAAGAAAATTGATTCTACTATTTGATACCTCCAAGAGAATTTATTAGAGAAATATTTATGAGAATCATTTCCATTGTGTGGTTGTATTAAGCAATGAAAAGGAAATgagttttataatatttattcattttcaaacaccatatttatataaaaatgtattatGATGTACAATTTGTTAAAATATGCATCTTTTATgtttataatttatcacttttaacattACTTGTTATTAAATACTTTATGTAATTGTCaattaatatttttgtttatacatCTTGTATTGAAAAACATAAttctaatataaaaaaaaaaaaattaagttacaACTAGATCCAAACATAAagaaatatgaaaaccatactaTTCAAAAATTGTGTGATATGTCTTTAATAATGGACAAGCAAAAAGTCAAATTTAATATTCGTAGCAAATAAAAAAACTTCAAATAGCCTACTCATGCTATCGAGTCATCCGCAATCATTTCCACGTAACAAATCTTTTCATATTTTGTCATCTTTAAAAATGATTGGGTGCGAAAATGATCTTTATTAATTACGGCAATCGCTTTATTCGTTGTTTGACATTAATTTTTGGCGTACATTGTATATCTTCTATAGTTTTAACTATCATATCACACGCTTCCTTATTTTCTTGTCTTCCTATATTGTTTATTGTCTCAATAAGTTTATCACCAACCTCTTTGAAAGTCTCTTTCATTTGTTTCATTGCATCCTTATAATAACTTCCTCATCATCAGTTTTTGGCATTTTACGTTTACTATTGACACCAACAGTTGATTGTGTCTCTTCAACAATATCTTACAACCCTTCCACATCAATATATGAGTTTTTTTGTGTCTTTTCAAtcacatcttcttctccaaatcAATAGCTTCATGACCAATAGCTCTATCCTTACTGAAGATTTTACAAAGGTTGTCAAATTGCGGAAATGGTTTCTCGTGTAATAATGTAGCTTTTCGTAAAAgattcatataaaaatcatacatCATCCACCAACAAATCATAAGATACATTGCATAAAGCGCTCTTACAGCTGATGTCATAGCAATTTGTTTATTTCGTACAATACGTTGTTACAAAGGTGATCGTATCATCTACATATATAGACAGGGAAGAGTTGGATATATTTTTGAAATCTTCAACGGTTGGAATGGTTTAGCTTAATGTATTGGAATGGTTTTGTTCATATCTAAaattaagaacttaaaatttttgcataaaaacaaaacaaaaaaacctCAACCATTACGGTTGTATTAACTCAGTCAATTCTTAATCAATTAAGTTATTTTTTTAGCCTAAAATGTAACCAAAATAGAGGACTACAACCTGGGGAAAAAACAGCTCATATGATATTCGAAGTTCATATGAAGATTTTATGATTGTTTAAAGTTGGAGGAAAATTCTATAAAAAAACTGAAATACTAACCAACACCCCTAACACTCCCTGTTTGGGGCTGTATAGCTCAGTCAGCTCTTAATCAATTAAGCTGTTTTTAAGTCTACAATGTATCCAAGATAGAGGACTACAATATAGGAGAAAAATCATCTCATACCAAGCTCGTGTGAAGATTTTATGGCTGTTAGAAGTTGGGTTAAAATTCTACAAAAAGTTGAAATACTAACCAACAGCCCTAAATAGTCCCTATTTAGGGCTGTATAAGTCAGTCAATTCTTAATCAATTAAGTTGTTTTTGGAGCCTATAATGTAGCCAAGATAAAGGACTACAACCAGGGAAAAAAATCAGCTCATACCAAACTCATATAAAAAATTTATGGTTTTTCAAAGTTTGACAAAAGGCAGAAAGGTAATAACACATTCTAAAACTTGCATCATATCATGGCATAATTTTTAGAACACGTACTTTCAAGGATAACGCACACTAGGATCAGAATAAAAGATGCCAATAAACAACTGATTTTTCACAAAACGCAAATTGCAAATAAGAAAAAACaattgattttcacaaaacaCAAATTGCcaaataagaaagaaaaaaaacgcAGGAACAAAATATAGAAAATTAATTAGAAGTTTCAATTAATGAGAAAGAAACAAACCACACCTTCAATTGATCGATGGTAGAAATAGGAATAGGGTTTAGTGAAGATTTAAACAAAAAGGGAATAAAGATTCCTCCAAAATAATGAATGGAAACAAACTTTAATTAACCAATAAGGAAAAGAAATAGTACAAGAAATTAAGGTCAATGTTTGGTtcataatatattttttgaaagATTTAAATTTTTTCATAAGACGAAATAGCAAAATGCATGACTAAAcacaattattatttattaacatCAGATAACAAAGCAAAGACAACCCCCTAAACATATTACATATTACATAAGTACATAACATGGTAGATAAACTGATAAACATGCATATAAACTCTTAATTACTAACATGGAATCACTACTACTTAAACTTTCTCAACatcataacaccacaaactctaAACTTTGAAATTTTACAAAATTCAGATCCTCATTCTCTTCACATCATTCTCAGGGACACTAGCGTCATTTCCATTAGTCCCGGCTTGAGCCTGCACAAAAATTAAATAAACTTAATTAATATTTCAATGATATATTAATAATTCAAATTTGTAATCTATGAAATTGTAAATCAGAAATGAAACGAAATCATACATTTTCATCAGGGACAACTGCATATCTATCAGATGGCAACACCGAAAGTTTCcctgccaaaaaaaaaaaatatagttgaTAGAATGGAATCTGTCAAAGGAATTGGAATCATAACATAGGAAAAGGAAAGGAGTTCATTAATCAAAACTAATAGAAAGGGAAAAATGGAATAATGGAATTGAACTTGTTACGATGGAATAaaacaagggtattttggtcatttaataGAAAGGGAAGAATGGAATTGAACATGTAACGATGGAATGGAATCTCGGATTCCAATTCCGTCGGAATCCGTATGAAGCACCTGAGGATGGGTCCGTCCTTGAGGATTCTAACTGTTGTCCACTAGATCCATCCCTGCTCAAAACTTCAATTATCTTGGGAATGTTTCTGCaggttttattatatattattacacaaaaaaaaaacgtaaaaaaattatgtaaaagaattaataaaaccattctcATATTTATAGATTTTCGGATTCAGATATTTTTGAACACCTGTCAATAGCTTCCTTGTGTCCTAGTTGTCCATTTGTGCCTCTACCCCATGAAAACACATTAGCTCTTTCAGAAACAGCAAGTGTATGCCTCCATCCACATGAAACCTGAACAACTTTCTgtcaaaaaaaaaagtgaaaatttgTTACTGATgataaattaaatttttaattaatctCCTAGACATTAAAAAAAGAAAGCAACGTCACATGAAAAATGATGTGCCTGCTCATTTGGAATTTTGACTTGCATAGGAAAGCAATGGTCTTGATTGTCCCCAACACCAACTTGCCCAAACTGCACACAAAAATATTCATAAGATGCTGATAATATTATTAAAAATCTTTATGAAATTACCATTCTAACCTTGTTCCATCCCCATCCGTAAAGCTTTCCCTCTGATGTTAATGCCATAGTGTGCCTCCATCCACCCGAAATCTGACTTATCAAAAACCATATTCACAACCAATATTACTTaaatatcacacacacacacacacacacacctgtgatacaaattgGCCATGTAATGCATCAAGTTTATGAGGGACAAGATGGTCTTTAAAATCTCCATGACCAAGTTGACCGTATTTGCTCCAGCCAAAAGTATATAAATCACCAGAAGAGGAAACAGAGATTGTATGCCTCCAGCCACATGCAACAAGTATCATCTTCTCTCCCTGTAATACCATTATatacaagaaaatggtttaaacTTTAAATAATTATGTAATGATGGAATATAATGTATAGAAAGTAGATGCATACACTGATAACTGAAGCTTTCTCTGGAATGTTGCGATCTTTTCTGTCACCTAAGCCCAAATTACCATATCGACCCCAACCCCAGCCATAAAGATCCCCATCTTCAGTGATAGCAACAGTATGCTCAGCTCCAGCAGCAACCATTTTGACAGTTATACCCTGGTTAAACCACATAGCATTTAACAAATCAAAAGCTTCCGTTTTTATTATGGAATATGATTATAAGTTTCATGATAGAAAGTATAGTTTACCTGAAAAGCTTCAATCTTTTGTGGAACAAGAGAGTCCTCAATTGTTCCTAAACCAAGTTGACCATTTTGATTCCGACCCCAACTACAGTGAAGTCAAACACAAGAAATCAAaacaataacaaatttaatttgaagtgAAATACCATATGATTTAAAGAAAATGTAGGAAAACTAGAAAGTCTTCTTAATGTACAAAGTTACAAACCTCTGCACTTCGCCTTCCATGGTCACAGCTAAACAATGGCTGTCACCACAAGCAATTTGCCTTATTCGCAACCCTTGTAATGCTTTTATTGGCTGAGGAATAAAGAAATCAGTAGAGTTGCCATGGCCTAGTCTTCCGAAATCGCCCCTGAGGCCAATAAGGTTAAGAAGGGGATAAGCACTTTTAACAAAACTATTCTTCCAAACACATTTGACTACCAATACATGTTGAAATGGAGCAACAGATAAAAGAACATACCATCCCCAGCTGTATACATTCAGACTTGACTCTGAAAATGCAGTTGTATGATCAGCTCCACAAGTAAGAGATACAATTTCTTGCCCATCCAAAGCACTTAACTGGGTAGGGGATAGCCTATCTTCAGCATCACCATGGCCTAGTTGTCCATCTTCTCCCCTTCCCCATGAACAAACAACATTTCCAGCTGATACAATAAACAAAGTAGTGCCTTATTACTTTATTAGCCAACAACATCGCTTTCTACGATAAAATAGCATGACAGTGAATTGGATAGTGCTCTGTAACAGCAAATAGTAACTTAGCATAAGTTCATAGTCATCCATCCTATCTCTCTAATACTCAAATTGTGCCCTAGAGCACATTTTAGGTACCTCGATTTCTAAACGATTGAGTCCCCATGACTAGAAATCTAAAACTAGACAAACGAACTACTCGCCGTTACAAATTTCTCCATAGATTGAcaatcaagcaaattgaagtccgtACCAACTACAAAGACCTCAACCGACAGATCACAGCCGATTTCAAAGACAAATGTTTGTAAATCCAAACTTAAGTAAACTAAAACTCCTCTGCTGAATCACAATCTGATATAGATACACAATGTACAGACGATGATCGGTGAGCAAATCATTACAGACAAAAAAAGGGTTTCTTACATAAAAGAGCGACGGAGTGACTAGCACCAGCGGAGATGAGAAGCACTTGACGAATCGGAGGAGTAGTGATTGCTGATTCGGTGTCAGTAACTATGTCTTCCATTTGCGAATTATGGAGTTCAGTCGCTGAGAAAGGGTAAGTATGTATGAATATCTTGTGGGGAGTTTTGGTGGTAGCAAGTAAACAGTAGTATTGATGAAGAAAGCGGGTAGGAAAGGAGTGAGTTATTGTTGATGGAGAAGGTAGTTTGAGGACAGGACAAAACATATATAAATTGGTCAAAATTCCCAACAACTTTCCTGCTCATTTTGTCTCTCGAtaacaataaaataataaattaacattCACATGTCGACTGTTGCATTTtgctcaaagttttttttttttttttttttgaaagtgaAATCAGAAACTTTGTGATAAAGTCGATTTTATGTCCGATGATGATAAAAGTCAAAAAATGTATATgtcttttttcttttgttttgtataTTTTGCATATGCCATGGTCGGGATATGGTCCATATGGATAAGTGCATCTAATTAATTATGTCTTTATGGTGTGACGTGTGCATGATGTTTTGCTATTGGCACCCTTTTCACGATAGTTCACGATAAATCAGGATGGTTTAAGGATGTTCCTTGTTTACTTGGTTAGGGAATACATATTAGGGTATGCTTCCAACCCATTCAACTCACTGTCATATAGAATCACATCAGCATTTCTTTTTCATCTCTCTTCCATCTTTCTCAACCCACAACACATAGAAATCTATCTTTTCCAACTCACTCAATCcacttaattttttattttaaaataaacacaaactaataaaaattatacaaaactaatttacataatattaaaaatatacaaactaatttagaaaataattaaaaaacatataaaattgtATTGGTACAAGTTTTGATTCATAATGCGCAAAGTGACTATTGCTTGAATTGAAAATGAGGATCGGGTTAGTGAAGCCGTTTATTAAACCCATTCAACCCACAACTATTAAACCTTTGAATAAGGAATGGCTCCTTGGGGGTACCGGCGGTACCTCCCATAAATATTTCCAAACCCGTGCATGGTACCCTTCCCCCTTAGGTGTTGTCGAAATTGAAGTAGTGTTGTCGATGTatgaaaaatatgtaaaaaaatcgAAAAGTTTTCACTATATATATGAAAATAGGTGTTGTTGGTGACACGTCTTGACACCTACTAAAACCGCCCCTGAATGCATCTAATATTGTTAGGTTTATTATTGAAGGGGAAAAAAATGAAGTGCAACCAAGAgtaaaacaactataaacaaAATAGTTATATAGTGATAACCTAACTAAATGGTTGAATAAAAGTTGAATATAAAAAATAGTAGTCCAATATACTTTTTTATAACGAGGAGTTAATATTGTGACCCAATATCTTTATTTTGCTAATATCATCTTTAAAACTCATCATATATGAAAAGTTTGACACACAAGAAACGAAAGTGAAAGGCCGAGTGGGCCTTCATAAAAATATCGGCAATCTATAAAGTTGGCAGAATATATAGTAGCAAGATGGTTTCTCGTTGTAGGTGATAATGAATAAAATGAAAGTCAATCTCAATATGTTTCGCTCATTCAtggaaaacataatttttttgcaTTTTGTATCTGTGACGCCCGCGTTTCTTACTAGGCATTagttataaaatatataattac includes these proteins:
- the LOC111890759 gene encoding ultraviolet-B receptor UVR8, whose translation is MEDIVTDTESAITTPPIRQVLLISAGASHSVALLSGNVVCSWGRGEDGQLGHGDAEDRLSPTQLSALDGQEIVSLTCGADHTTAFSESSLNVYSWGWGDFGRLGHGNSTDFFIPQPIKALQGLRIRQIACGDSHCLAVTMEGEVQSWGRNQNGQLGLGTIEDSLVPQKIEAFQGITVKMVAAGAEHTVAITEDGDLYGWGWGRYGNLGLGDRKDRNIPEKASVISGEKMILVACGWRHTISVSSSGDLYTFGWSKYGQLGHGDFKDHLVPHKLDALHGQFVSQISGGWRHTMALTSEGKLYGWGWNKFGQVGVGDNQDHCFPMQVKIPNEQKVVQVSCGWRHTLAVSERANVFSWGRGTNGQLGHKEAIDRNIPKIIEVLSRDGSSGQQLESSRTDPSSGKLSVLPSDRYAVVPDENAQAGTNGNDASVPENDVKRMRI